A genomic window from Lotus japonicus ecotype B-129 chromosome 1, LjGifu_v1.2 includes:
- the LOC130729326 gene encoding uncharacterized protein LOC130729326 — protein MDVKKIVVVVEDVDAARTALQWALRNVIRHGDTITLLHVYHSTRSRSRSRARLLRLNGFRLALSFQEMCSNYPNTKVEIIVTEGDQEGTKVAATVQEIGASMLVVGLHDHSFLYKFAMAHSHKSIASNFNCRVLAIKHPHSDHMISSAVAVLDSSTNMDFSQIDISQLQVPHITPPKIPYRICPIPSAIIWRSRRTRRR, from the exons ATGGATGTGAAGAAAATTGTGGTGGTAGTAGAAGATGTAGATGCAGCTAGAACTGCTCTACAATGGGCTCTTAGAAATGTCATTCGCCATGGTGACACAATCACTTTGCTCCATGTCTACCACTCCACAAGATCAAGAAGCAGAAGCAGAGCTCGTCTTCTTCGCCTCAACGGCTTCCGGTTAGCCCTTTCCTTTCAAGAGATGTGCAGCAACTACCCCAAC ACAAAGGTTGAGATCATTGTCACGGAAGGGGACCAAGAAGGAACCAAGGTTGCTGCTACGGTCCAAGAGATTGGAGCTTCAATGCTTGTGGTTGGACTCCATGATCACAGTTTTCTTTACAA ATTCGCCATGGCCCATTCCCATAAAAGTATAGCCAGCAACTTCAACTGCAGAGTACTTGCCATCAAGCACCCTCATTCTGACCACATGATTTCTTCTGCAGTAGCTGTTTTAGACAGTTCAACCAACATGGACTTTTCACAAATTGACATTTCTCAATTACA AGTCCCTCATATCACTCCACCAAAAATTCCGTACCGAATCTGCCCTATTCCGTCTGCAATTATTTGGAGATCAAGGAGAACTAGGAGAAGATGA